The Kitasatospora paranensis genome has a window encoding:
- a CDS encoding MFS transporter, producing the protein MPELRSAPAPVDPALRSPAIWSRNFRLYFTARSSGLLSDAMLPVAVSAGLIGAGHPLGSVGYAMAFLMAPFAGLVLLGGVLADRFTARRLMITADLVNLVTRILMAVLFFHGVQQLWQLYGLLALAGAAAAMFQPGAASTVPLVARDVQGANGVLRTSEALTTLLGPAVAGVLAGAAATGWVMVIAAVAYGLSAGCLLTLRLGTVPAPPPGDSLWRNLVVGWREFRSRSWMWGVIVIWMFYSVLCFGPLLPIAAGLIVPAHGSTAYGLLNGAFGAGTVAGGLIAIRVKPQRPLLGGALGMLAFPLYPLAIVLGLPVPLLALCFLVAGAGTTFWGVMWATNVQTQVPGEVLNRIHAYEVAGSVCMAPVGAALAGPAAAAFGPRAVLSAGALVGLLVVAALLLARPIRELRRIDGR; encoded by the coding sequence GTGCCCGAACTGAGATCCGCGCCCGCCCCCGTCGACCCGGCCCTCCGGAGCCCGGCCATCTGGTCCCGCAACTTCCGGCTCTACTTCACCGCCCGCAGCTCCGGCCTGCTCAGCGACGCGATGCTCCCGGTCGCGGTCTCCGCCGGCCTGATCGGCGCGGGCCACCCGCTCGGCAGCGTCGGCTACGCGATGGCCTTCCTGATGGCCCCGTTCGCCGGCCTGGTCCTGCTCGGCGGCGTCCTCGCCGACCGGTTCACCGCCCGCCGGCTGATGATCACCGCCGACCTCGTCAACCTGGTCACCCGGATCCTGATGGCGGTGCTGTTCTTCCACGGCGTCCAGCAGCTCTGGCAGCTGTACGGCCTGCTCGCACTGGCCGGAGCGGCCGCCGCGATGTTCCAGCCGGGCGCCGCGTCCACCGTGCCGCTGGTCGCGCGCGACGTGCAGGGCGCCAACGGCGTGCTGCGCACCTCGGAGGCGCTCACCACGCTGCTCGGTCCGGCCGTCGCCGGCGTCCTGGCCGGCGCCGCCGCGACCGGCTGGGTGATGGTGATCGCCGCGGTCGCCTACGGCCTGAGCGCCGGCTGCCTGCTGACGCTGCGGCTCGGCACCGTTCCCGCGCCGCCGCCCGGGGACAGCCTGTGGCGCAACCTGGTCGTCGGATGGCGCGAGTTCCGCTCCCGCAGCTGGATGTGGGGCGTCATCGTGATCTGGATGTTCTACAGCGTGCTGTGCTTCGGCCCGCTGTTGCCGATCGCCGCCGGCCTGATCGTCCCGGCCCACGGCTCCACGGCGTACGGCCTGCTCAACGGGGCGTTCGGGGCCGGCACCGTGGCCGGCGGGCTGATCGCCATTCGGGTGAAGCCGCAGCGTCCGCTGCTCGGCGGGGCGCTCGGGATGCTGGCCTTCCCGCTCTACCCGCTCGCCATCGTGCTCGGCCTGCCGGTGCCGCTGCTCGCCCTGTGCTTCCTGGTCGCCGGGGCGGGCACGACCTTCTGGGGCGTGATGTGGGCGACCAACGTGCAGACCCAGGTGCCCGGCGAGGTCCTCAACCGGATCCACGCGTACGAGGTGGCCGGCTCGGTCTGCATGGCCCCGGTCGGTGCCGCGCTTGCCGGCCCCGCGGCCGCGGCCTTCGGGCCCAGGGCCGTCCTGAGCGCGGGCGCCCTGGTCGGCCTGCTGGTGGTCGCGGCGCTGCTGCTGGCCCGCCCGATCCGTGAGCTGCGGCGGATCGACGGGCGCTGA
- a CDS encoding ATP-binding protein: MQVLQVQLAVQADPSEVGRARRWVRTRLSGHGLDPDAPIAETLVLVVSELVTNAVVHTGCPAVLRLSMPVPDAMSGDAVSVPVRVEVADASRTAPAPRHAGGEATNGRGLELVELLCDRWGWYPDGSGKRVWCEIDPNATAAVAAEVPVMDEFAWQL, encoded by the coding sequence GTGCAGGTACTTCAGGTGCAGCTGGCGGTCCAGGCGGACCCGTCCGAGGTCGGCAGGGCACGCCGGTGGGTACGGACCCGGCTGAGCGGCCACGGGCTGGACCCGGACGCCCCGATCGCGGAGACCCTGGTGCTGGTCGTCTCCGAGCTGGTCACCAACGCGGTCGTGCACACCGGCTGTCCGGCGGTGCTGCGGCTCAGCATGCCGGTGCCGGACGCGATGTCGGGTGACGCCGTGTCGGTCCCCGTCCGGGTCGAGGTGGCGGACGCCAGCCGGACGGCGCCCGCGCCGCGGCACGCCGGCGGCGAGGCCACCAACGGCCGGGGCCTGGAACTCGTCGAGCTGCTGTGCGACCGCTGGGGCTGGTACCCGGACGGTTCCGGGAAGCGGGTCTGGTGCGAGATCGACCCGAACGCCACGGCCGCCGTCGCGGCCGAGGTGCCCGTCATGGACGAGTTCGCCTGGCAGCTCTGA
- a CDS encoding zf-HC2 domain-containing protein, with product MTADGRHEALRSLLGAWALGACPRPEAAEVALHLAGCPGCAEEAARLSGAAAELAADEALDLSGTLRQQVLDHCLARRPAELPIPPWAAPYAAESARLDALLCDLGPDEWQEVAELPWHGGVQHWRPAEVLCHLAAVDGYLSPALGLADPLADGAPPTDGLPRVPGRGRPAGVLERTGAMLRTVGGDDPDQIRARWRGQSHALLRAAALGGDGTAPVDYGFAVLPLRDAFLDRAFECWIHGDDIARAVAYPYPPPAPQHLHRLIDLAARMLPHLLAALRSPAPVGAGGRARGRSLRLVIDGPAAGEWLIPLDDPAAPPEGTDTVAEMVVDGLEFCYLAAAHREPGRLPLGCDGDRSAVDEVLRALPMLSRP from the coding sequence GTGACGGCCGACGGGCGGCACGAGGCGCTCCGCTCCCTGCTGGGTGCGTGGGCGCTCGGTGCCTGCCCGCGCCCGGAGGCGGCCGAGGTCGCCCTCCACCTGGCCGGGTGCCCCGGATGCGCCGAGGAGGCCGCCCGGCTCAGCGGTGCCGCGGCCGAACTCGCCGCCGACGAGGCGCTCGACCTCTCCGGCACGCTGCGCCAGCAGGTCCTCGACCACTGCCTCGCCCGGCGCCCCGCCGAGTTGCCGATACCGCCCTGGGCCGCCCCGTACGCGGCGGAGAGCGCCCGGCTGGACGCCCTGCTGTGCGACCTCGGCCCCGACGAGTGGCAGGAGGTCGCCGAACTGCCCTGGCACGGCGGGGTGCAGCACTGGCGCCCGGCCGAGGTGCTCTGCCACCTCGCCGCGGTCGACGGCTACCTCTCCCCCGCGCTCGGGCTGGCCGACCCGCTCGCCGACGGCGCACCGCCGACGGACGGCCTCCCGCGGGTGCCCGGACGGGGCCGCCCCGCCGGGGTGCTGGAACGCACCGGAGCCATGCTCCGCACGGTCGGCGGCGACGATCCGGACCAGATCCGGGCCCGCTGGCGCGGCCAGAGCCACGCCCTGCTGCGGGCCGCCGCGCTCGGCGGCGACGGCACCGCCCCGGTGGACTACGGCTTCGCCGTACTGCCGCTGCGGGACGCCTTCCTGGACCGCGCCTTCGAGTGCTGGATCCACGGCGACGACATCGCGCGCGCGGTCGCCTACCCCTACCCGCCGCCGGCCCCGCAGCACCTGCACCGGCTGATCGACCTCGCCGCCCGGATGCTCCCGCACCTGCTGGCCGCCCTGCGCAGCCCCGCACCGGTCGGCGCGGGCGGCCGCGCGCGGGGCCGCAGCCTGCGGCTGGTCATCGACGGCCCGGCGGCCGGCGAGTGGCTGATTCCGCTCGACGATCCGGCGGCGCCGCCGGAGGGCACCGACACGGTGGCCGAAATGGTCGTGGACGGACTGGAGTTCTGCTACCTGGCGGCGGCCCACCGGGAGCCCGGGCGGCTGCCGCTCGGCTGCGACGGCGACCGCTCCGCGGTCGACGAGGTGCTGCGGGCACTGCCGATGCTGTCCCGGCCCTGA
- a CDS encoding sigma factor, with protein MSTPDARLQQRLARGEEAALGELYDRFAPLVHGLAWRILDDQDAAEQLTREVFAHLWTTPAAYRPDEGTLRAWLGALTHRRAVERLRHRYGDGRELAERAAGARAHHIVATLPEPLRDTIDTLGTGRPEDASYRDTARRLGISEHTAKHRMRLGLHLVATELAGDHPHGCPDTMAATGPGRPAP; from the coding sequence ATGAGCACGCCCGACGCGCGACTTCAACAGCGCCTCGCCCGCGGCGAGGAGGCCGCCCTCGGCGAGCTGTACGACCGCTTCGCACCACTCGTGCACGGCCTCGCCTGGCGGATCCTCGACGACCAGGACGCCGCCGAACAGCTCACCCGCGAGGTCTTCGCCCACCTGTGGACCACTCCCGCGGCCTACCGCCCCGACGAGGGCACGCTGCGCGCCTGGCTCGGCGCCCTCACCCACCGCCGCGCCGTCGAGCGGCTGCGCCACCGCTACGGCGACGGACGGGAACTGGCCGAACGGGCCGCCGGAGCCCGGGCGCACCACATCGTCGCGACCCTGCCCGAACCGCTGCGCGACACCATCGACACCCTCGGCACCGGCCGGCCGGAGGACGCGAGCTACCGGGACACCGCCCGCCGGCTCGGCATCAGCGAACACACCGCCAAACACCGGATGCGGCTGGGCCTGCACCTGGTCGCCACCGAACTGGCGGGCGACCACCCGCACGGCTGTCCGGACACCATGGCCGCCACCGGCCCCGGACGGCCCGCGCCGTGA
- a CDS encoding GlxA family transcriptional regulator produces MTEQGQVHRVAVLALDRVIAFELGIPARIFESARGPAGQPLYRVATCTVDGLPVTTSTDFRVVVDHGPELLAEADTVVVPAQRGGATAEADPRVAAALARIRPGTRLVSICTGAFVLAAAGLLDGRPATTHWAYTEEFARLFPKVRLDPDVLFTDDGDVLTSGGVAAGVDLCLHIVRRDHGSAVANAVARTCLVPPWREGGQKQYVRAPGPVPADAGAGTAAVRAWALDHLSQTLGLRELADRAGMSVRTFTRRFRAETGSSPGEWLTVQRTELARQLLEETELSIDEVARRSGFGTAGSLRLQLRGRLDVAPTAYRRTFRAVVPEPRRAPGGGVAPASRMHAAPPSERAHGA; encoded by the coding sequence ATGACCGAGCAGGGGCAGGTGCACCGGGTGGCGGTGCTGGCACTGGACCGCGTGATCGCGTTCGAACTGGGCATCCCGGCCCGGATCTTCGAGTCCGCCCGGGGTCCGGCCGGGCAGCCGCTGTACCGGGTGGCGACCTGCACCGTGGACGGGCTCCCGGTGACCACCAGCACCGACTTCAGGGTGGTCGTCGACCACGGGCCCGAACTGCTGGCCGAGGCGGACACCGTGGTGGTCCCGGCGCAGCGGGGCGGCGCCACGGCCGAAGCCGACCCGCGGGTGGCCGCCGCCCTGGCCCGGATCCGGCCCGGCACCCGGCTGGTGTCGATCTGCACCGGCGCGTTCGTGCTGGCCGCGGCGGGCCTGCTGGACGGCCGCCCGGCCACCACGCACTGGGCCTACACGGAGGAGTTCGCGCGGCTCTTCCCGAAGGTCCGGCTGGATCCGGACGTGCTGTTCACGGACGACGGCGACGTGCTGACCTCGGGCGGGGTCGCCGCCGGGGTCGACCTCTGCCTGCACATCGTGCGCCGCGACCACGGCAGCGCGGTCGCCAACGCGGTGGCCCGGACGTGCCTGGTCCCGCCGTGGCGGGAGGGCGGGCAGAAGCAGTACGTACGGGCGCCCGGACCGGTACCCGCCGACGCCGGTGCGGGCACCGCCGCCGTCCGCGCCTGGGCACTCGACCACCTGTCGCAGACGCTCGGCCTGCGGGAGCTCGCCGACCGGGCCGGGATGAGCGTACGGACGTTCACCCGGCGCTTCCGGGCCGAGACCGGCAGCAGCCCGGGCGAGTGGCTGACCGTCCAGCGCACCGAACTGGCACGGCAGTTGCTGGAGGAGACCGAACTGTCGATCGACGAGGTGGCGCGGCGCTCCGGCTTCGGCACGGCAGGTTCGCTCCGGCTCCAGCTGCGCGGCCGCCTCGACGTGGCCCCGACCGCCTACCGGCGGACCTTCCGCGCCGTCGTGCCGGAACCGCGGCGCGCCCCGGGCGGCGGCGTGGCGCCCGCATCCCGGATGCACGCCGCGCCGCCGTCCGAACGGGCGCACGGGGCCTGA